Proteins encoded by one window of Mercenaria mercenaria strain notata chromosome 4, MADL_Memer_1, whole genome shotgun sequence:
- the LOC128556416 gene encoding uncharacterized protein LOC128556416 isoform X1: MATGGNELASDEIGDFQCLTCTNKTAVKYCVECQGNCCQVCVDTHSRFPTLKGHTLLDKSNCQTPGVPAKLPEVPTERCRIHTIKLLDMYCKDHDEVGCTTCMALDHRSCINVHSIPDDIDSLFEASDIKDISQNLQRSKEAFLNITQKKDALLEGLNSSKTEANTAVDDSRKEIVAIVDSLANKSKEEIENLYQTTKTLVEKERKEASHYVGDLEKFAEDIQRSDGNKAQQFVCMKIANRKIKDAKTVDLSLDSETEAKVTFSMDSNLQVYFRTLKEFGKVTSLVSKAERTEVYTVEKCKTINVKLQKDSSSCQIFGSCLNEDGPVLLVDYNNKKLKRANITNMAVDGYCTFDNYPYSVCCTSRQEAVVTFYSYTQFIQFVTIGDQLTLSRKVQTNHHCLGIAFKEDRLYITDNSNTIYIHDMAGNELQAISQDSSGNGLFSCTRHIAFKDVTQGVFVADWYKGVIILDKQFQPVATFIDSGLSNASGVSTDRNGNIFVCGYNSDNVLQTGYDGKKRGVVVGQSNGVRHPQSVLFDPVGCKLVVTQNNDFVNIFYLK; this comes from the exons atggCGACTGGTGGAAATGAACTCGCCTCTGATGAAATTGGAGACTTTCAATGTTTAACTTGCACTAATAAGACCGCTGTGAAATACTGCGTTGAGTGTCAAGGTAACTGTTGTCAAGTATGTGTTGATACACATTCACGCTTTCCTACTTTGAAAGGACACACATTGCTAGACAAATCAAATTGTCAGACGCCTGGAGTACCAGCAAAATTACCAGAAGTGCCAACAGAACGATGCAGAATTCACACTATCAAACTACTTGACATGTACTGTAAGGACCATGATGAGGTTGGTTGCACAACCTGTATGGCTCTTGATCACAG ATCATGCATCAATGTTCATTCCATTCCTGACGATATTGACAGTTTATTCGAAGCATCTGACATAAAAGACATCAGCCAGAATTTACAACGCAGTAAAGAAGCGTTTCTGAACATAACCCAGAAGAAAGACGCACTCTTAGAAGGCTTAAATTCCTCAAAGACGGAAGCCAACACAGCGGTAGACGATTCAAGAAAGGAAATCGTCGCTATTGTTGACAGTCTTGCAAACAAGTCGAAGGAAGAAATTGAGAACTTATATCAAACCACCAAGACCCTTGTTGAAAAAGAGCGCAAAGAAGCAAGTCATTACGTTGGTGATCTCGAAAAATTTGCAGAAGACATACAAAGATCTGATGGAAATAAAGCGCAACAATTTGTCTGCATGAAAATTGCCAATCGGAAAATCAAAGATGCAAAGACAGTCGATCTGTCACTTGACTCTGAGACAGAAGCGAAAGTTACATTTTCAATGGATTCGAATTTACAGGTGTATTTCCGAACATTGAAGGAATTCGGGAAAGTAACCAGTCTAGTGTCTAAAGCAGAAAGAACTGAAGTTTATACAGTAGAAAAATGCAAAACTATCAATGTAAAGTTACAAAAGGATTCGTCTTCTTGCCAGATATTTGGCTCATGTTTAAATGAAGACGGGCCAGTGCTTCTGGTGGATTACAACAACAAGAAATTGAAACGcgcaaatattacaaatatggcAGTTGATGGATACTGTACTTTTGACAACTATCCGTATAGTGTCTGTTGTACAAGTCGGCAAGAGGCAGTCGTAACATTCTACTCATACACACAATTTATCCAGTTTGTCACCATTGGTGATCAGCTAACGCTCTCAAGAAAAGTTCAGACCAATCATCATTGTTTAGGTATTGCTTTTAAGGAAGATAGACTGTATATCACTGATAATTCCAATACCATCTATATACACGATATGGCAGGTAACGAGTTACAAGCGATATCACAGGATAGTTCTGGCAATGGTCTGTTTAGTTGCACcagacatattgcttttaaagaCGTCACGCAGGGTGTATTTGTTGCAGACTGGTACAAAGGAGTTATAATTCTCGATAAACAATTCCAACCAGTAGCAACATTCATTGATTCAGGATTGTCCAATGCGTCAGGGGTATCTACAGATCGTAATGGAAATATCTTTGTATGCGGGTACAATTCAGATAACGTATTACAGACAGGATATGATGGCAAGAAGAGAGGTGTTGTAGTAGGGCAATCAAATGGAGTTCGACACCCTCAGTCCGTTCTCTTTGATCCAGTAGGGTGTAAACTAGTTGTTACCcaaaataatgattttgtgaATATCTTTTACCTTAAGTag
- the LOC128556416 gene encoding uncharacterized protein LOC128556416 isoform X2, producing MATGGNELASDEIGDFQCLTCTNKTAVKYCVECQGNCCQVCVDTHSRFPTLKGHTLLDKSNCQTPGVPAKLPEVPTERCRIHTIKLLDMYCKDHDEVGCTTCMALDHRSCINVHSIPDDIDSLFEASDIKDISQNLQRSKEAFLNITQKKDALLEGLNSSKTEANTAVDDSRKEIVAIVDSLANKSKEEIENLYQTTKTLVEKERKEASHYVGDLEKFAEDIQRSDGNKAQQFVCMKIANRKIKDAKTVDLSLDSETEAKVTFSMDSNLQVYFRTLKEFGKVTSLVSKAERTEVYTVEKCKTINVKLQKDSSSCQIFGSCLNEDGPVLLVDYNNKKLKRANITNMAVDGYCTFDNYPYSVCCTSRQEAVVTFYSYTQFIQFVTIGDQLTLSRKVQTNHHCLGIAFKEDRLYITDNSNTIYIHDMAGNELQAISQDSSGNGLFSCTRHIAFKDVTQGVFVADWYKGVIILDKQFQPVATFIDSGLSNASGVSTDRNGNIFVCGYNSDNVLQTGYDGKKRGVVVDKSHGVQTTRSVCFDPIQCRLIVTQHNDVVKIYYLK from the exons atggCGACTGGTGGAAATGAACTCGCCTCTGATGAAATTGGAGACTTTCAATGTTTAACTTGCACTAATAAGACCGCTGTGAAATACTGCGTTGAGTGTCAAGGTAACTGTTGTCAAGTATGTGTTGATACACATTCACGCTTTCCTACTTTGAAAGGACACACATTGCTAGACAAATCAAATTGTCAGACGCCTGGAGTACCAGCAAAATTACCAGAAGTGCCAACAGAACGATGCAGAATTCACACTATCAAACTACTTGACATGTACTGTAAGGACCATGATGAGGTTGGTTGCACAACCTGTATGGCTCTTGATCACAG ATCATGCATCAATGTTCATTCCATTCCTGACGATATTGACAGTTTATTCGAAGCATCTGACATAAAAGACATCAGCCAGAATTTACAACGCAGTAAAGAAGCGTTTCTGAACATAACCCAGAAGAAAGACGCACTCTTAGAAGGCTTAAATTCCTCAAAGACGGAAGCCAACACAGCGGTAGACGATTCAAGAAAGGAAATCGTCGCTATTGTTGACAGTCTTGCAAACAAGTCGAAGGAAGAAATTGAGAACTTATATCAAACCACCAAGACCCTTGTTGAAAAAGAGCGCAAAGAAGCAAGTCATTACGTTGGTGATCTCGAAAAATTTGCAGAAGACATACAAAGATCTGATGGAAATAAAGCGCAACAATTTGTCTGCATGAAAATTGCCAATCGGAAAATCAAAGATGCAAAGACAGTCGATCTGTCACTTGACTCTGAGACAGAAGCGAAAGTTACATTTTCAATGGATTCGAATTTACAGGTGTATTTCCGAACATTGAAGGAATTCGGGAAAGTAACCAGTCTAGTGTCTAAAGCAGAAAGAACTGAAGTTTATACAGTAGAAAAATGCAAAACTATCAATGTAAAGTTACAAAAGGATTCGTCTTCTTGCCAGATATTTGGCTCATGTTTAAATGAAGACGGGCCAGTGCTTCTGGTGGATTACAACAACAAGAAATTGAAACGcgcaaatattacaaatatggcAGTTGATGGATACTGTACTTTTGACAACTATCCGTATAGTGTCTGTTGTACAAGTCGGCAAGAGGCAGTCGTAACATTCTACTCATACACACAATTTATCCAGTTTGTCACCATTGGTGATCAGCTAACGCTCTCAAGAAAAGTTCAGACCAATCATCATTGTTTAGGTATTGCTTTTAAGGAAGATAGACTGTATATCACTGATAATTCCAATACCATCTATATACACGATATGGCAGGTAACGAGTTACAAGCGATATCACAGGATAGTTCTGGCAATGGTCTGTTTAGTTGCACcagacatattgcttttaaagaCGTCACGCAGGGTGTATTTGTTGCAGACTGGTACAAAGGAGTTATAATTCTCGATAAACAATTCCAACCAGTAGCAACATTCATTGATTCAGGATTGTCCAATGCGTCAGGGGTATCTACAGATCGTAATGGAAATATCTTTGTATGCGGGTACAATTCAGATAACGTATTACAGACAGGATATGATGGCAAGAAGAGAG GAGTTGTGGTAGACAAGTCTCATGGAGTTCAAACGACAAGATCTGTCTGCTTTGACCCCATTCAGTGTAGACTAATAGTAACACAGCACAATGATGTTGTTAAAATCTATTATCTTAAGTAA
- the LOC123553460 gene encoding uncharacterized protein LOC123553460 encodes MATDGNEIAVRCCIHAVKLLDMYCKDHDEVGCATCMASNHKSCKNVHSILDDIDILFEKSDIKAINQNLQQSKETLENIGQKKDAVLEGLDLSKNEANAAIENVKSEIVALVENIEKKSTEEVENVYQTAKTCVVKESNDVKHQVCNLEKVTRDIQTSDGNKAQQFVCMKIANKKIKEANEVAMHLKAETEPKIAFKIDQNMHAYFRNMATFGKVSGLMPNADITKLYTVEHYKGMNVKLQQDYTSCNIFDSCWIEDGLLLLVDANNKKLKRANITSMTVDGYCSFDKNPYGVCCTSKQEAVVTFYTRTNFIQFVSIGYQLTPSRKVEMNHNCFGIAYQDDKLYITDNAKTIYIHDTAGNELQAISQDSSGNSMFGNTRHIALNDSMQGIFVADWDSAVTILGEKYQPVASFSDSELSKASGVCVDDRGNIFVCGYRSYNVLQIGYDGKKRGVVVDKSHGLQYPRSVCFDPVQCRLIVTQDNDIVKICDLS; translated from the exons ATGGCAACAGATGGGAATGAAATCGCGGTAAGATGCTGTATACATGCTGTCAAACTATTGGACATGTACTGTAAGGATCACGATGAGGTGGGCTGTGCAACCTGCATGGCTTCAAAtcacaa ATCGTGCAAAAATGTCCATTCCATTCTTGACGATATCGacatattatttgaaaaatcCGACATTAAAGCTATCAACCAGAATTTACAACAAAGTAAAGAAACGCTTGAAAACATTGGACAGAAGAAAGACGCTGTCCTGGAAGGTTTAGATTTGTCAAAGAATGAAGCCAACGCAGCAATAGAAAATGTCAAAAGTGAAATTGTCGCTcttgttgaaaatattgaaaagaagTCAACAGAGGAAGTTGAGAACGTGTACCAAACGGCGAAAACGTGTGTTGTAAAAGAGAGTAATGATGTCAAACATCAGGTTTGTAATCTCGAGAAAGTTACGAGAGATATACAAACATCAGATGGAAATAAGGCACAGCAATTTGTTTGCATGAAAATTGCTAATAAGAAAATTAAAGAAGCAAATGAAGTTGCGATGCATCTCAAAGCTGAGACAGAACcgaaaattgcatttaaaatagATCAAAATATGCATGCGTATTTTCGAAATATGGCAACATTCGGGAAGGTAAGCGGCTTAATGCCAAACGCCGATATAACTAAACTCTATACAGTCGAGCATTACAAAGGTATGAATGTTAAATTACAACAGGATTATACATCTTGTAATATATTTGACTCTTGTTGGATAGAAGATGGATTGCTGCTTCTAGTGGATGCAAACAACAAAAAGTTGAAACGCGCAAACATTACAAGTATGACTGTAGATGGATACTGCAGTTTTGACAAAAACCCTTATGGCGTCTGTTGTACGAGTAAGCAAGAGGCAGTCGTTACATTCTATACCAGGACAAACTTCATCCAGTTTGTCTCCATTGGTTACCAGCTAACACCCTCAAGAAAAGTCGAGATGAATCACAATTGTTTTGGCATTGCTTATCAGGATGATAAGCTATATATCACAGATAATGCCAAAACAATATACATACATGACACGGCAGGTAACGAGTTACAAGCAATATCACAAGATAGTTCTGGCAATAGTATGTTTGGTAACACAAGACATATTGCATTGAATGATTCCATGCAGGGTATATTTGTTGCAGACTGGGACAGTGCAGTTACGATTCTCGGTGAAAAGTATCAGCCAGTAGCTTCATTCAGTGATTCGGAATTGTCCAAAGCGTCAGGAGTATGTGTAGATGATAGAGGAAACATCTTTGTATGTGGGTATCGTTCATATAACGTATTACAGATAGGATATGATGGCAAGAAGAGAGGCGTTGTCGTAGACAAGTCTCATGGACTTCAATATCCGCGGTCTGTCTGCTTTGATCCAGTCCAGTGCAGATTGATTGTTACGCAGGATAATGACATTGTAAAAATCTGTGATCTTAGCTAA